The window CCCAGGCCGATCAGGCATACGGACGGGAACTCCTGCTGATCGCGTTCGCTTTCGTCGTCCACCAGGTGCGGCGGGCGCGGGAACACGCTGTCACGCAGGCCGTCGAGGTTGTCGAGGATGCGGTCGGTGTTGGTTTCGGTGAAATACAGATACTGCTGAGTCGACAGGGAACGTGAGCGCCTCGGCGGCTTCGGGGTTTCAGGACCGTTGGCGGCCGGGCTCAACGTAAGATCGGATACTGCAGTGGCTGTTTTTTTAGAGGTCATTGTGCGCCATATGCCTGAACTGGTCGGTTCGATGACCACTGTCATCGAACCATCGCGGATGGGAGCTCGCGTCCTTGACGGCGCGAAGGTCGGCCCAAGCGTTCAGGGGGGGCAGCCTGAGCAGCGCTCGGGAAAATCTTTCCTGATAGGTTGAATCGGCCATCAGAAGGCGATCTTTAGTCGAAATAAGGCAAAATGATGTCAATTGCTTCAGGGAATTGACCATAGTCACTAAACACGCCGCCCGCCATGGCCGGGTATCAGTCATGCGAATGATTGGAGACAGCCTGCGCGCCGCTGTCTAGATTGCAGACTCCGGGTTCGGATGCCTCGCCGTGCCCCATAACAATAAAGAGACGGACCCATGCAGAACTCGACCCAAGCGGCGAATGCCTGGCGCATTCTGTTCCTGCTGTTCCTGGCCAACCTGTTCAACTTCTTTGACCGCACCATCCCGGCGATCATCATCGAGCCGATCCGTATGGAGTGGAGCCTCAGCGACTTCCAGATCGGCATCATCGGCACCGCCTTCACCATCGTTTACGCCATCGCCGGGCTGCCGCTGGGGCGCATGGCCGATACCGGTTCGCGCAGCAAGTTGATGGGCTGGGGCCTGGCGACCTGGAGCGGGCTGACGGCGGTCAATGGCTTGGTGGGCAGTTTCTGGGCGTTTCTGGTGGTACGCATGGGCGTGGGGATCGGCGAAGCCAGTTACGCGCCAGCGGCCAACTCGCTGATCGGCGACCTGTTTCCGGCCCACCGTCGGGCGCGGGCCATGGGCATCTTCATGCTCGGCCTGCCGATCGGTCTGCTGCTGGCGTTCTTCACCATCGGGGCGATGGTCAAGGCCTTCGACAGCTGGCGCGCGCCGTTCTTTATCGCGGCGGTGCCGGGGCTGGTGCTGGCGGTGTTTATGTTTTTCATCAAGGAGCCCAAGCGCGGCGCGGCGGAAGCGGTGCAGATCTCCCAGGAAAAAATCGACAAGCCGATCCGTCGGGTGCTGGCGATTCCTACTTTTCTGTGGCTGGTGTTGGCGGGGCTGTGTTTCAACTTCGCCACCTATGCCTGCAACTCGTTCCTGGTACCCATGTTACAGCGCTATTTCCTGATGCCGCTGCACGACGCGGCGGTTGCCACCGGGATCATGGTGGGCGTGACCGGGCTGTTCGGGTTGACCCTGGGCGGCTGGATTGCCGACAAGATTCATCAACGGGTGCCCAACGGACGCCTGCTGTTCGCCGCGTTCAGCCTGGTGATCTCCACGGCCACCACCGCTTGGGCGTTGTATGCCGGGCGGATTGAAATTGGTGTGTTCGTTGCGGTGTTCAGTGTCGGCTGGCTGTTTGCCTATACCTTTTATACGTGCGTATACACGGCGATCCAGGACGTAGTCGAACCGCGTCTGCGGGCCACGGCGATGGCGTTGTTCTTTGCCGGGTTGTATCTGTTGGGCGGAGGCATGGGGCCGGTGGTGGTGGGTGGCTTGTCTGACTACTTTGCCCATGCGGCCATGGCCGCGACCGGCGCCTCGCAGATGACCGAGGCGTTCAAGGCCATTGGTTTGCATGACGCGATGTTCCTGATTCCGGTGGCGCTGTTCCTGACCATGGTGTTCCTGTTCCTGGCGTCGCGCTGTTTCGTGCGCGATGCCAAGCGGATGAAGGATGGGATGAGTGGGGTGGCGCCGCTGGAGGGAGTGGTGGCGCCGGCTTGATAGCATCTGCGGGAGCAAGGCTTGTGTGGGAGCAAGGCTTGCCCGCGATGAAGGCGATGCGGTCGTTCAGAAAACCGAGGCGCCTGTTTCGCGAGCAAGCTTTGCTCCCACAGATCTCCCACCACAGGTTATTTGTGCATTCTGACTAGCGCGCCTTGTC is drawn from Pseudomonas rhizophila and contains these coding sequences:
- a CDS encoding spinster family MFS transporter, producing the protein MQNSTQAANAWRILFLLFLANLFNFFDRTIPAIIIEPIRMEWSLSDFQIGIIGTAFTIVYAIAGLPLGRMADTGSRSKLMGWGLATWSGLTAVNGLVGSFWAFLVVRMGVGIGEASYAPAANSLIGDLFPAHRRARAMGIFMLGLPIGLLLAFFTIGAMVKAFDSWRAPFFIAAVPGLVLAVFMFFIKEPKRGAAEAVQISQEKIDKPIRRVLAIPTFLWLVLAGLCFNFATYACNSFLVPMLQRYFLMPLHDAAVATGIMVGVTGLFGLTLGGWIADKIHQRVPNGRLLFAAFSLVISTATTAWALYAGRIEIGVFVAVFSVGWLFAYTFYTCVYTAIQDVVEPRLRATAMALFFAGLYLLGGGMGPVVVGGLSDYFAHAAMAATGASQMTEAFKAIGLHDAMFLIPVALFLTMVFLFLASRCFVRDAKRMKDGMSGVAPLEGVVAPA